In the Geobacter sp. FeAm09 genome, one interval contains:
- a CDS encoding MlaD family protein, producing the protein MTLSHEAKVGLFFILSIVLFGLMLEVGNRWKIFDRGVPYKVFLSSTTGLKQGDAVKLAGVEVGTIEKIAVQDGRVQVDFEVKPGTHIKQDTVASIRMTSMLGGQFLGLSFGSPASPELPPGSTVKSTEAFGIDAIMDNVGGLTKDAKQLIVDLNRNQNEVMAKVSAILDENRAAVNTSLKSISSITTKIDRGEGALGMLVNDKQLGRDIRDVAGSLKTVSARLERGEGTAGKLLTDDRLYTDALATVREMRDGMGSLNRIAARIDKGEGTAGKLVNDPALYNELKDTVANLKEITRKINSGEGTIGKLVNDDKLYLNAISTLKKTEKTMEGLQDTGPISVIGSVVGTLF; encoded by the coding sequence ATGACCCTGTCCCACGAAGCAAAAGTCGGCCTGTTCTTCATCCTCAGCATCGTCCTGTTCGGCCTGATGCTGGAGGTGGGCAATCGCTGGAAGATCTTTGACCGGGGAGTCCCCTACAAGGTGTTCCTCTCCTCCACCACCGGGCTCAAGCAGGGGGACGCCGTCAAGCTGGCCGGCGTCGAGGTGGGGACGATCGAAAAGATCGCCGTTCAGGACGGCAGGGTGCAGGTGGACTTCGAGGTCAAGCCGGGTACCCATATCAAGCAGGACACGGTGGCCAGCATCCGCATGACGAGCATGCTGGGCGGCCAATTCCTGGGGCTTTCCTTCGGCTCGCCCGCAAGCCCCGAACTTCCTCCGGGCAGCACGGTAAAAAGTACCGAAGCGTTCGGCATCGACGCCATTATGGATAATGTGGGGGGGCTGACCAAGGACGCCAAGCAGCTGATCGTCGATCTGAACCGCAACCAGAACGAGGTCATGGCCAAGGTCTCCGCCATCCTGGACGAGAACCGTGCCGCGGTGAACACCTCGCTCAAGAGCATCTCCAGCATTACCACCAAGATCGACCGGGGCGAGGGCGCCCTGGGGATGCTGGTGAACGACAAACAGTTGGGGCGGGACATCCGGGACGTGGCCGGCAGCCTGAAGACGGTCAGCGCCCGACTGGAGCGGGGCGAGGGGACGGCCGGCAAGCTGTTGACCGACGACCGCCTCTACACCGACGCCCTGGCCACGGTGCGGGAGATGCGTGACGGGATGGGGTCGCTGAACCGCATTGCCGCCCGCATCGACAAGGGGGAAGGGACGGCCGGCAAACTGGTCAACGACCCGGCCCTCTACAACGAACTGAAGGACACGGTGGCCAACTTGAAGGAGATTACCCGCAAGATCAACAGCGGGGAGGGCACCATCGGCAAGCTGGTCAACGACGACAAGCTGTACCTGAATGCCATATCGACCCTCAAGAAGACCGAAAAGACCATGGAAGGGCTGCAGGACACCGGCCCCATCTCGGTTATCGGCAGCGTCGTCGGCACACTGTTCTGA
- a CDS encoding carotenoid biosynthesis protein, giving the protein MDIVLGTFTMRPYVFAFFGAYLLACVPHVGWRRTMLFTLAGYLIAFASEWLSINTGFPYGWYYYIDTTSSRELWLAGVPFFDSLSYVFLTYCSYTTALFIISPLKSWRWNVATLETRAIRRSLSALVLGAFLQTFLDIVIDPVALQGRRWFLGQIYGYREQGLHFGVPFSNYWGWLLTSFCLVAAFQMIDARRLDDAPRGVCNLPFRSLLGPVLYLSVLVFNITMTILIGERFMALCSILVYSLPLVMVVTLALRRVNRYTKEEFGDHVRDYPWSPAATTPKAR; this is encoded by the coding sequence ATGGATATCGTCCTCGGCACCTTCACCATGCGCCCCTACGTGTTTGCCTTCTTCGGGGCGTACCTCCTGGCCTGCGTGCCCCATGTGGGGTGGCGCAGGACCATGCTCTTCACCCTGGCCGGCTATCTCATCGCCTTTGCCTCGGAGTGGCTCTCCATCAACACCGGCTTCCCCTACGGCTGGTACTACTACATCGACACCACCAGCAGCAGGGAGTTGTGGCTTGCCGGGGTGCCGTTCTTCGATTCGCTCTCCTACGTCTTTTTGACCTATTGCAGCTACACCACGGCCCTGTTCATCATTTCGCCCCTCAAGTCCTGGCGCTGGAACGTGGCCACCCTGGAGACGCGCGCCATCCGCCGTTCCCTGTCGGCGCTGGTCCTGGGGGCGTTCCTGCAAACCTTTCTCGACATCGTGATCGACCCGGTGGCCCTCCAGGGGCGGCGCTGGTTTCTCGGGCAGATCTACGGCTACCGGGAACAGGGCCTCCACTTCGGCGTGCCGTTCTCCAACTATTGGGGGTGGCTCTTGACCAGTTTCTGCCTGGTGGCCGCCTTCCAGATGATCGACGCCCGCCGCCTGGACGACGCGCCCAGGGGCGTCTGCAACCTCCCCTTCCGCTCCCTTTTGGGGCCGGTCCTCTACCTGTCGGTGCTCGTCTTCAACATCACCATGACCATCCTGATCGGCGAGCGCTTCATGGCCCTGTGCAGCATCCTTGTCTACAGCCTGCCGCTGGTGATGGTCGTCACCCTGGCGCTGCGGCGGGTCAACCGCTACACCAAGGAGGAGTTCGGCGACCATGTGCGGGACTACCCCTGGTCCCCGGCGGCTACCACGCCGAAAGCCCGCTAG
- a CDS encoding phosphorylase yields the protein MNIAIITAMPEETRACRKAAGAAESLRIGRFRAFCRRTPECGLLLVESGMGFKNAAAAVEALLGEYRPDLLISAGLCGGVAPELRVGDVAVSRELCIVAQGTVQQVPVELAAAGHNFVARQSAAGARVFASLFAGTPTIMEKRQLAPLLPPGASCPVVEMESAAIAIVAAEHGIPFLGIRTVSDPADEELGFSLDEFTDRDLRIRPHKVALTILRKPWIMPQLIRLARNSRIATDSLAQAVARLLASL from the coding sequence ATGAACATTGCCATCATCACCGCCATGCCCGAGGAGACACGGGCCTGCCGGAAGGCCGCCGGGGCGGCTGAGTCCCTGCGGATCGGGCGTTTCAGGGCTTTTTGCCGCCGCACGCCGGAATGTGGGCTGCTGCTGGTCGAGTCCGGCATGGGCTTCAAAAATGCCGCGGCTGCGGTGGAGGCGCTCTTGGGGGAATACCGCCCCGACCTGCTGATCTCGGCCGGCTTGTGCGGCGGCGTTGCGCCGGAACTGCGCGTCGGCGACGTGGCGGTGAGCAGGGAGTTGTGTATCGTCGCCCAGGGGACGGTTCAGCAGGTCCCCGTGGAGCTGGCCGCGGCGGGGCACAACTTCGTCGCCCGGCAGTCGGCGGCGGGTGCGCGGGTGTTCGCCAGCCTGTTTGCCGGCACCCCCACGATCATGGAGAAAAGGCAGCTCGCCCCGCTGCTCCCCCCCGGCGCCTCCTGCCCGGTGGTGGAGATGGAGAGCGCCGCCATCGCCATCGTGGCCGCGGAACACGGCATCCCCTTCCTGGGCATCCGCACCGTCAGCGACCCGGCCGACGAGGAGTTGGGCTTCTCCCTGGACGAGTTCACCGACCGCGACCTGCGCATCCGCCCCCACAAAGTCGCCCTCACCATCCTGCGCAAGCCGTGGATCATGCCCCAGCTCATCCGCCTGGCCCGCAACAGCCGCATCGCCACGGACAGCCTTGCCCAGGCCGTCGCCCGGTTGCTGGCGTCCCTATAA
- a CDS encoding helix-turn-helix domain-containing protein, producing the protein MKSTKELLGARIKELRKSCGFSQEHLAEIVGVEPKHISRIEVGSSYPSLNRVELIAKALGRPIKDLFDFIHLESPDIRVENMENMMKGMKEEHQRLVYRIVSVFRE; encoded by the coding sequence ATGAAATCCACCAAAGAATTGTTGGGGGCCCGCATCAAGGAATTACGGAAATCATGCGGTTTTTCTCAGGAACACCTGGCCGAGATCGTGGGGGTCGAGCCGAAACACATCAGCCGCATCGAGGTGGGCAGCAGCTACCCTTCGCTCAATCGCGTGGAGTTGATTGCCAAAGCGCTCGGCAGGCCGATCAAGGATCTTTTCGACTTCATACACCTGGAAAGCCCCGACATACGCGTCGAGAACATGGAAAATATGATGAAGGGGATGAAGGAAGAGCACCAGCGGCTGGTTTACCGGATCGTAAGCGTCTTCAGGGAGTAG
- a CDS encoding methyl-accepting chemotaxis protein: protein MNWFGNLRIGTKLFTAFGCVIALTAFLGFFAIYQMARVNQGAVQLGTDWMPSTNSISSMTSKLGLFRRAELQHALSTAGQDKDSYERIMAGTLADLKKEEDAYQKLISTPEEKKLYEEFTKAFGQYLDTHKTFIDLSRQNRNDEAIELLRGDAKKFYDQAEGALLKGIEINIKGGEAEYRHAGAVYGAARSLILGMLLLCVAAGVVLAVVIARAIRRPLEEGVEVAHRLARGDLTMEVHVLSRDETGQLMTAMKEMVENLRQLITRTADISASIASASNQLHSTSEQIATGAEEVASQTNTVATASEEMSATSGDIARNCTMAADAARQTTDSATAGAEVVNETIGGMNVIAERVRQTSKTVEALGARSEQIGDIVGTIEDIADQTNLLALNAAIEAARAGEQGRGFAVVADEVRALAERTTKATREIGEMIKAIQGETREAVHAMEVGVSEVEKGAVSSQKSGVALDEILGRINEVGMQINQIATAAEEQTAATGEVTTNIQQITDVVQQTARGAEETAAAAAQLANQAQELQSLVSRFKLP from the coding sequence ATGAACTGGTTTGGAAACCTCAGGATCGGCACGAAACTTTTTACGGCATTTGGCTGCGTCATCGCCCTGACCGCGTTTCTGGGCTTTTTCGCCATCTACCAGATGGCGCGGGTGAACCAGGGGGCGGTCCAGTTGGGGACCGATTGGATGCCGAGCACCAACTCCATATCGTCCATGACCTCCAAGCTTGGGCTGTTCCGCCGGGCGGAACTCCAGCATGCGCTCTCCACGGCGGGACAGGACAAGGACTCCTACGAGAGAATCATGGCGGGGACCCTTGCCGATCTGAAAAAGGAGGAGGACGCCTATCAGAAGCTGATCAGCACCCCCGAGGAAAAAAAGCTGTATGAAGAGTTTACCAAAGCTTTCGGCCAGTATCTGGACACCCACAAGACATTTATCGACCTGTCGCGCCAGAACAGGAACGATGAGGCGATTGAACTACTGCGGGGCGATGCCAAGAAGTTTTACGACCAGGCTGAAGGGGCCCTGCTGAAGGGCATCGAGATCAACATCAAGGGTGGCGAGGCTGAATATCGGCATGCCGGGGCCGTCTATGGCGCGGCCCGGTCGCTGATCCTCGGCATGCTCCTGTTGTGTGTCGCCGCCGGCGTCGTTCTCGCCGTGGTGATCGCGCGCGCCATCAGGCGTCCTTTGGAGGAGGGGGTGGAGGTGGCCCACCGTCTTGCCCGGGGAGACCTGACCATGGAGGTCCACGTGCTGTCGCGGGACGAAACCGGCCAATTGATGACGGCAATGAAGGAGATGGTCGAAAATCTGCGCCAATTGATCACGCGCACCGCGGACATCTCCGCTTCCATCGCCTCGGCCTCCAACCAGCTCCACTCCACGTCGGAGCAGATCGCCACCGGGGCCGAGGAGGTGGCGTCCCAGACCAATACCGTGGCCACCGCCAGCGAAGAGATGTCCGCCACCAGCGGCGATATTGCCCGCAACTGCACCATGGCCGCCGATGCCGCCCGGCAGACGACCGATTCCGCCACCGCCGGGGCCGAGGTAGTGAATGAAACCATCGGCGGCATGAACGTGATCGCCGAACGGGTGCGCCAGACCTCGAAGACGGTGGAGGCGCTGGGGGCGCGTTCGGAGCAGATCGGCGATATTGTGGGGACTATCGAGGACATCGCCGACCAGACCAACCTGTTGGCGCTGAATGCCGCCATCGAGGCCGCGCGCGCCGGGGAGCAGGGGCGGGGGTTTGCGGTGGTCGCCGATGAGGTGCGGGCCCTGGCGGAACGCACGACCAAGGCCACCCGCGAGATCGGGGAGATGATCAAGGCCATCCAGGGGGAGACCCGCGAGGCTGTGCATGCCATGGAAGTGGGGGTCAGCGAGGTGGAGAAGGGCGCGGTCAGCTCGCAGAAATCAGGCGTGGCGCTGGACGAGATCCTCGGCCGGATTAACGAGGTCGGCATGCAGATCAACCAAATCGCCACGGCGGCCGAAGAACAGACCGCGGCCACCGGCGAGGTGACCACCAATATCCAGCAGATCACCGACGTGGTGCAGCAGACCGCCCGCGGCGCCGAGGAAACCGCTGCCGCCGCCGCCCAACTGGCGAACCAGGCCCAGGAACTGCAGAGCCTGGTCAGCCGCTTCAAGCTGCCCTGA
- a CDS encoding sensor histidine kinase codes for MNDLPAAAGGEPAAVFVGGIAHDFNNIVTVIAGTAQLIELRSAPGDPAGRLARHIIEATSRASVLVADLLSFNRARAAEPAQADLNTVVGNAGRFVEHLVGERIALDLALTDGELPVSVDAYQIEQVLLNLAANARDAMPYGGRITITTGCPDGGDAADGEAPAGPGRYAVLTFADNGAGMDAETRERIFEPFFTTKKDGRGTGLGLAMVRSVVERHGGTVAVSSDFGEGTCVVLRLPLRQD; via the coding sequence GTGAACGATCTGCCGGCCGCCGCGGGCGGAGAGCCCGCCGCCGTCTTTGTCGGCGGGATTGCCCACGACTTCAACAATATCGTCACGGTCATCGCCGGTACGGCCCAGCTCATCGAACTCAGGTCGGCCCCCGGCGACCCCGCCGGACGGCTGGCCCGGCATATTATCGAGGCCACCAGCCGGGCCTCGGTGCTGGTGGCGGACCTGTTGTCGTTCAACCGTGCGAGGGCCGCGGAGCCTGCCCAGGCGGACCTCAATACGGTTGTGGGCAATGCCGGCAGGTTTGTCGAGCATTTGGTCGGCGAACGTATCGCCCTTGATCTGGCGCTTACCGATGGGGAGCTGCCGGTCTCGGTCGATGCCTACCAGATCGAGCAGGTATTGCTGAACCTTGCGGCCAATGCGCGTGACGCCATGCCGTACGGCGGCCGGATCACGATCACGACCGGTTGCCCCGATGGGGGGGATGCCGCTGATGGGGAGGCGCCGGCCGGGCCGGGCCGGTATGCCGTTCTGACCTTTGCCGACAATGGGGCGGGCATGGATGCGGAGACGAGGGAGCGCATCTTCGAGCCGTTTTTCACCACCAAGAAGGATGGCCGCGGTACCGGTCTGGGGCTTGCCATGGTGCGTTCCGTCGTGGAGCGGCATGGGGGAACGGTTGCGGTATCCAGCGACTTCGGGGAGGGGACCTGCGTCGTCCTCCGGCTCCCCCTGCGGCAGGATTAG
- a CDS encoding CBS domain-containing protein, which produces MGMTTGTTKTRIRQIISRQVISVTPETPAEEAVATMARARISCLIVAEKKRPLGIFTERDLVKLANQQVPFGNRPIRDLMTSPVVTISGNLNIYEAYSLMLTNRIRHHVVVDHAGRILGLMTQSDLINHLGHEYFVELRKIEQVMTTGVMTVASDAPISEALGIMAGPGISCVVVADQRQPLGIMTERDAVRLVAEGVDLATVPVSRAMSSPVLTVTTGTTVYDAALAMKREKIRRVVVVDKEGRIEGIITQSDIIKGLEGRYIESLKEIIRKKENIFQQTARELLDKTIFLDNILRSSISMAIVATDSSLRIKYFNPVAEQVFGYEAASVIGRSAAEVLILEDIAPLGLMRARETVLSEGKCTFPVEIHRNGATFYYDGSLSGILDKQDKLAGFVLMLNDITERRQHEDTIHHLAYHDALTGLPNRILLNDRLGQALASARRTGTRGALMILDLDRFKDINDSLGHSMGDLLLQAVGDRLRGLLRKSDTVSRMGGDEFVLLLPSIASAESAAVTAAKIVTAFNKPFVCSGRPLSVTASIGIADFPDDGGDAETLLKNADIALYRVKEAGRNDFQRYTPPPGNGQQDNRVA; this is translated from the coding sequence ATGGGCATGACCACAGGCACGACAAAAACGAGGATTCGGCAGATAATCTCCCGGCAGGTGATCAGCGTCACGCCGGAAACGCCGGCGGAGGAGGCGGTGGCCACCATGGCGCGGGCCAGGATCAGCTGCCTCATCGTGGCGGAAAAGAAGAGGCCGCTGGGGATCTTCACCGAGCGCGACCTGGTCAAGCTGGCCAACCAGCAGGTGCCCTTCGGCAACCGGCCGATCCGCGACCTCATGACCAGCCCGGTGGTGACCATCTCCGGCAATCTGAACATCTACGAGGCCTACAGCCTCATGCTCACCAACAGGATCCGCCACCATGTCGTGGTGGACCATGCCGGCCGGATCCTGGGGCTCATGACCCAGTCCGACCTGATCAACCACCTGGGGCACGAATACTTCGTGGAGTTGCGCAAGATCGAGCAGGTCATGACCACCGGCGTCATGACCGTCGCCAGCGACGCCCCCATCAGCGAGGCCCTCGGTATCATGGCCGGCCCGGGGATCAGTTGCGTGGTCGTGGCGGACCAGCGCCAGCCCCTGGGCATCATGACCGAGCGGGACGCCGTCCGTCTGGTGGCCGAGGGCGTTGACCTGGCAACCGTTCCGGTCAGTAGGGCCATGAGCAGCCCGGTGCTGACCGTGACCACCGGGACAACGGTGTACGATGCCGCCCTGGCCATGAAGCGGGAGAAAATCCGCCGGGTGGTGGTGGTCGACAAGGAGGGCAGGATCGAGGGGATCATCACCCAGTCCGATATCATCAAGGGGCTGGAAGGACGCTATATCGAGTCCCTGAAGGAAATCATCCGGAAGAAGGAGAACATCTTCCAGCAGACCGCCCGGGAACTTCTGGACAAAACGATCTTTCTGGACAATATCCTCCGCTCCTCCATCAGCATGGCGATCGTCGCCACCGACAGCAGCTTGCGGATCAAGTACTTCAACCCGGTGGCGGAGCAGGTATTCGGGTATGAAGCGGCTTCGGTCATCGGCCGTTCTGCGGCGGAGGTGCTCATCCTGGAGGATATCGCCCCCCTCGGCCTGATGAGGGCGCGGGAGACCGTGCTGAGTGAGGGGAAATGCACCTTTCCCGTCGAGATACACCGGAACGGGGCCACCTTCTACTACGACGGCAGCCTGTCCGGCATCCTGGACAAGCAGGACAAACTGGCCGGTTTCGTGCTGATGCTCAACGACATCACCGAACGCCGGCAGCACGAGGATACGATCCACCACCTGGCGTACCACGATGCCTTGACCGGGCTCCCCAACAGGATACTGCTCAACGACCGGCTTGGCCAGGCCCTGGCCTCGGCGCGCCGCACCGGTACGCGGGGGGCGCTGATGATCCTCGACCTGGACCGCTTCAAGGATATTAACGACAGCCTGGGACACAGTATGGGCGACCTGCTGCTCCAGGCGGTGGGCGACCGGTTGCGGGGGCTCCTGCGCAAGAGCGATACGGTCTCGCGCATGGGGGGGGACGAATTCGTGCTGCTCTTGCCGTCCATCGCCTCGGCGGAAAGTGCGGCCGTGACCGCCGCCAAGATCGTCACGGCGTTCAACAAGCCGTTCGTCTGCAGCGGCCGCCCCCTCTCCGTCACCGCCAGCATCGGGATCGCCGACTTCCCCGATGACGGCGGGGATGCGGAAACCCTCTTGAAGAATGCGGACATCGCCCTGTACCGGGTCAAGGAGGCGGGCAGAAACGACTTCCAGCGCTACACCCCCCCGCCGGGAAACGGCCAGCAGGACAACCGGGTGGCATAA